In the genome of Maniola jurtina chromosome 3, ilManJurt1.1, whole genome shotgun sequence, one region contains:
- the LOC123880871 gene encoding uncharacterized protein LOC123880871 isoform X1, with amino-acid sequence MYHMKNLVSQEQSLVLPKCMYRLRNPIEECLKEEMEINVCDQVIKFLKKMPNTQLIELEGRQDKLLEKLDNLYERIKNISSLCNFNIEEKTKKDINIICPEEIVVVLNSNILPWFLNKFLKEVPFLNVTWHVHSSVPTEKIPIIEAFFRKYQDLYRVIHGAKINLRLIFKCEPTTPELKFSSLSFPILGAVNIIRYLCLMYDNVAPYDYCNHEVDAMLDSAYQLETASEKSRALLISKIFSQSKEWIYQDRFSIIDLAVFNIINQLQNGSKYVPKKWFNNCEKLIL; translated from the exons ATGTATCACATGAAAAATTTAGTATCACAGGAACAATCATTAGTTCTGCCAAAATGCATGTATCGTTTAAGAAATCCCATTGAAGAGTGCTTAAAAGAAGAAATGGAAATAAATGTTTGTGACCAGGTTATCAAGTTTCTTAAG AAGATGCCCAATACTCAACTTATTGAACTGGAAGGACGGCAAGATAAATTGCTTGAAAAATTAGATAATCTCTACGAAAGAATTAAAAACATAAGTTCActttgtaattttaatattgaGGAGAAAACGAAGAAAGACATCAATATT atCTGTCCAGAAGAGATTGTTGTAGTTCTGAATTCCAATATACTTCCTTGGTTTTTGAACAAATTTTTGAAGGAAGTCCCATTCCTGAATGTTACGTGGCATGTTCATTCCTCTGTACCAACTGAGAAAATACCCATAATAGAAGCTTTTTTTAGAAAGTATCAAGATTTATATAGAGTGATACATGGTGCCAAGATTAATCTGAGATTGATTTTCAAATGTG AACCAACTACTCCAGAGTTAAAATTCTCATCTCTGAGCTTCCCAATACTTGGTGCAGTAAATATAATAAGATATTTGTGTCTTATGTATGATAATGTAGCACCTTACGACTATTGCAATCATGAAGTAGATGCCATGTTAGACTCTGCTTATCAACTTGAAACAGCATCAGAAAAAAGTAGAGCACTtcttatttctaaaatattttcacaGTCAAAAGAATGGATTTACCAAGATAGGTTTTCAATTATTGATTTAGCtgttttcaatattattaacCAACTGCAGAATGGGTCTAAGTATGTCCCCAAAAAATGGTTTAACAATTGTGAGAAATTGATATTGTGA
- the LOC123880871 gene encoding uncharacterized protein LOC123880871 isoform X5 — MYHMKNLVSQEQSLVLPKCMYRLRNPIEECLKEEMEINVCDQICPEEIVVVLNSNILPWFLNKFLKEVPFLNVTWHVHSSVPTEKIPIIEAFFRKYQDLYRVIHGAKINLRLIFKCEPTTPELKFSSLSFPILGAVNIIRYLCLMYDNVAPYDYCNHEVDAMLDSAYQLETASEKSRALLISKIFSQSKEWIYQDRFSIIDLAVFNIINQLQNGSKYVPKKWFNNCEKLIL; from the exons ATGTATCACATGAAAAATTTAGTATCACAGGAACAATCATTAGTTCTGCCAAAATGCATGTATCGTTTAAGAAATCCCATTGAAGAGTGCTTAAAAGAAGAAATGGAAATAAATGTTTGTGACCAG atCTGTCCAGAAGAGATTGTTGTAGTTCTGAATTCCAATATACTTCCTTGGTTTTTGAACAAATTTTTGAAGGAAGTCCCATTCCTGAATGTTACGTGGCATGTTCATTCCTCTGTACCAACTGAGAAAATACCCATAATAGAAGCTTTTTTTAGAAAGTATCAAGATTTATATAGAGTGATACATGGTGCCAAGATTAATCTGAGATTGATTTTCAAATGTG AACCAACTACTCCAGAGTTAAAATTCTCATCTCTGAGCTTCCCAATACTTGGTGCAGTAAATATAATAAGATATTTGTGTCTTATGTATGATAATGTAGCACCTTACGACTATTGCAATCATGAAGTAGATGCCATGTTAGACTCTGCTTATCAACTTGAAACAGCATCAGAAAAAAGTAGAGCACTtcttatttctaaaatattttcacaGTCAAAAGAATGGATTTACCAAGATAGGTTTTCAATTATTGATTTAGCtgttttcaatattattaacCAACTGCAGAATGGGTCTAAGTATGTCCCCAAAAAATGGTTTAACAATTGTGAGAAATTGATATTGTGA
- the LOC123880871 gene encoding uncharacterized protein LOC123880871 isoform X3: protein MYHMKNLVSQEQSLVLPKCMYRLRNPIEECLKEEMEINKMPNTQLIELEGRQDKLLEKLDNLYERIKNISSLCNFNIEEKTKKDINIICPEEIVVVLNSNILPWFLNKFLKEVPFLNVTWHVHSSVPTEKIPIIEAFFRKYQDLYRVIHGAKINLRLIFKCEPTTPELKFSSLSFPILGAVNIIRYLCLMYDNVAPYDYCNHEVDAMLDSAYQLETASEKSRALLISKIFSQSKEWIYQDRFSIIDLAVFNIINQLQNGSKYVPKKWFNNCEKLIL from the exons ATGTATCACATGAAAAATTTAGTATCACAGGAACAATCATTAGTTCTGCCAAAATGCATGTATCGTTTAAGAAATCCCATTGAAGAGTGCTTAAAAGAAGAAATGGAAATAAAT AAGATGCCCAATACTCAACTTATTGAACTGGAAGGACGGCAAGATAAATTGCTTGAAAAATTAGATAATCTCTACGAAAGAATTAAAAACATAAGTTCActttgtaattttaatattgaGGAGAAAACGAAGAAAGACATCAATATT atCTGTCCAGAAGAGATTGTTGTAGTTCTGAATTCCAATATACTTCCTTGGTTTTTGAACAAATTTTTGAAGGAAGTCCCATTCCTGAATGTTACGTGGCATGTTCATTCCTCTGTACCAACTGAGAAAATACCCATAATAGAAGCTTTTTTTAGAAAGTATCAAGATTTATATAGAGTGATACATGGTGCCAAGATTAATCTGAGATTGATTTTCAAATGTG AACCAACTACTCCAGAGTTAAAATTCTCATCTCTGAGCTTCCCAATACTTGGTGCAGTAAATATAATAAGATATTTGTGTCTTATGTATGATAATGTAGCACCTTACGACTATTGCAATCATGAAGTAGATGCCATGTTAGACTCTGCTTATCAACTTGAAACAGCATCAGAAAAAAGTAGAGCACTtcttatttctaaaatattttcacaGTCAAAAGAATGGATTTACCAAGATAGGTTTTCAATTATTGATTTAGCtgttttcaatattattaacCAACTGCAGAATGGGTCTAAGTATGTCCCCAAAAAATGGTTTAACAATTGTGAGAAATTGATATTGTGA
- the LOC123880871 gene encoding uncharacterized protein LOC123880871 isoform X2: MYHMKNLVSQEQSLVLPKCMYRLRNPIEECLKEEMEINVCDQKMPNTQLIELEGRQDKLLEKLDNLYERIKNISSLCNFNIEEKTKKDINIICPEEIVVVLNSNILPWFLNKFLKEVPFLNVTWHVHSSVPTEKIPIIEAFFRKYQDLYRVIHGAKINLRLIFKCEPTTPELKFSSLSFPILGAVNIIRYLCLMYDNVAPYDYCNHEVDAMLDSAYQLETASEKSRALLISKIFSQSKEWIYQDRFSIIDLAVFNIINQLQNGSKYVPKKWFNNCEKLIL; encoded by the exons ATGTATCACATGAAAAATTTAGTATCACAGGAACAATCATTAGTTCTGCCAAAATGCATGTATCGTTTAAGAAATCCCATTGAAGAGTGCTTAAAAGAAGAAATGGAAATAAATGTTTGTGACCAG AAGATGCCCAATACTCAACTTATTGAACTGGAAGGACGGCAAGATAAATTGCTTGAAAAATTAGATAATCTCTACGAAAGAATTAAAAACATAAGTTCActttgtaattttaatattgaGGAGAAAACGAAGAAAGACATCAATATT atCTGTCCAGAAGAGATTGTTGTAGTTCTGAATTCCAATATACTTCCTTGGTTTTTGAACAAATTTTTGAAGGAAGTCCCATTCCTGAATGTTACGTGGCATGTTCATTCCTCTGTACCAACTGAGAAAATACCCATAATAGAAGCTTTTTTTAGAAAGTATCAAGATTTATATAGAGTGATACATGGTGCCAAGATTAATCTGAGATTGATTTTCAAATGTG AACCAACTACTCCAGAGTTAAAATTCTCATCTCTGAGCTTCCCAATACTTGGTGCAGTAAATATAATAAGATATTTGTGTCTTATGTATGATAATGTAGCACCTTACGACTATTGCAATCATGAAGTAGATGCCATGTTAGACTCTGCTTATCAACTTGAAACAGCATCAGAAAAAAGTAGAGCACTtcttatttctaaaatattttcacaGTCAAAAGAATGGATTTACCAAGATAGGTTTTCAATTATTGATTTAGCtgttttcaatattattaacCAACTGCAGAATGGGTCTAAGTATGTCCCCAAAAAATGGTTTAACAATTGTGAGAAATTGATATTGTGA
- the LOC123880871 gene encoding uncharacterized protein LOC123880871 isoform X4 — protein MPNTQLIELEGRQDKLLEKLDNLYERIKNISSLCNFNIEEKTKKDINIICPEEIVVVLNSNILPWFLNKFLKEVPFLNVTWHVHSSVPTEKIPIIEAFFRKYQDLYRVIHGAKINLRLIFKCEPTTPELKFSSLSFPILGAVNIIRYLCLMYDNVAPYDYCNHEVDAMLDSAYQLETASEKSRALLISKIFSQSKEWIYQDRFSIIDLAVFNIINQLQNGSKYVPKKWFNNCEKLIL, from the exons ATGCCCAATACTCAACTTATTGAACTGGAAGGACGGCAAGATAAATTGCTTGAAAAATTAGATAATCTCTACGAAAGAATTAAAAACATAAGTTCActttgtaattttaatattgaGGAGAAAACGAAGAAAGACATCAATATT atCTGTCCAGAAGAGATTGTTGTAGTTCTGAATTCCAATATACTTCCTTGGTTTTTGAACAAATTTTTGAAGGAAGTCCCATTCCTGAATGTTACGTGGCATGTTCATTCCTCTGTACCAACTGAGAAAATACCCATAATAGAAGCTTTTTTTAGAAAGTATCAAGATTTATATAGAGTGATACATGGTGCCAAGATTAATCTGAGATTGATTTTCAAATGTG AACCAACTACTCCAGAGTTAAAATTCTCATCTCTGAGCTTCCCAATACTTGGTGCAGTAAATATAATAAGATATTTGTGTCTTATGTATGATAATGTAGCACCTTACGACTATTGCAATCATGAAGTAGATGCCATGTTAGACTCTGCTTATCAACTTGAAACAGCATCAGAAAAAAGTAGAGCACTtcttatttctaaaatattttcacaGTCAAAAGAATGGATTTACCAAGATAGGTTTTCAATTATTGATTTAGCtgttttcaatattattaacCAACTGCAGAATGGGTCTAAGTATGTCCCCAAAAAATGGTTTAACAATTGTGAGAAATTGATATTGTGA
- the LOC123880869 gene encoding UV excision repair protein RAD23 homolog A — protein MLVTLKTLQQQTFQIDIDPEETVKALKLKIEVEKGKDYAADHQKLIYAGKILLDDNKLCTYNIDEKKFIVIMVTKPKSSDNQQASSTSAPEAGESTSTESGDAKNKAAEETPKPAPTAEPERAVEPSVTSTDLDFESTVQSIMDMGYNRQQVEQALRASFSNRERAVEYLITGIPEELLQEQEVEESSDEDPLGFLRDQPQFQQMRAVIQQNPNLLNTVLQQIGQSNPALLQAISQHQQAFVRMLNEPVNAPAAGAVPEEVAADSQIAQPPQNVIQVSPQDKEAIERLKALGFPEHMVIQAYFACEKNENLAANFLLSQNFDD, from the coding sequence ATGTTAGTTACATTAAAAACTTTACAACAACAAACATTTCAAATAGACATAGACCCAGAGGAGACGGTGAAAGCTTTGAAGCTGAAAATTGAAGTGGAAAAAGGTAAAGACTATGCGGCAGACCATCAGAAACTTATTTATGCGGGTAAAATTCTTCTTGATGACAATAAGTTATGCACCTACAATATAGATGAAAAGAAATTCATCGTTATCATGGTAACGAAACCTAAATCATCTGATAACCAACAAGCGTCATCGACCTCTGCGCCAGAAGCTGGAGAAAGTACGTCAACCGAAAGTGGTGACGCTAAAAACAAAGCCGCCGAAGAAACGCCGAAGCCTGCTCCGACTGCAGAACCCGAGCGCGCCGTCGAACCGTCTGTTACTTCTACCGATCTTGACTTTGAATCAACAGTCCAAAGCATTATGGATATGGGCTACAACAGACAACAAGTAGAACAGGCTCTGCGCGCATCCTTTAGTAACCGTGAAAGAGCAGTTGAATATCTTATCACAGGAATCCCTGAAGAGTTACTTCAAGAACAGGAAGTCGAAGAAAGTTCTGATGAAGATCCATTAGGTTTCCTACGTGATCAACCACAATTTCAACAAATGCGTGCTGTGATTCAGCAAAATCCAAATTTATTAAACACTGTATTACAACAAATTGGACAATCAAACCCAGCCCTCTTGCAAGCTATAAGTCAGCACCAACAAGCTTTTGTCAGAATGCTCAATGAACCTGTCAATGCTCCAGCCGCCGGAGCTGTTCCCGAAGAAGTTGCTGCAGACAGTCAAATAGCACAACCACCACAAAATGTCATTCAAGTTTCACCTCAAGATAAAGAAGCTATAGAAAGATTAAAAGCTCTTGGATTTCCCGAGCATATGGTAATACAAGCTTATTTTGCCTGTGAGAAGAATGAAAATCTTGCAGCAAATTTTCTACTGTCTCAAAACTTCGATGATTAA